The following proteins are encoded in a genomic region of Cricetulus griseus strain 17A/GY chromosome 7, alternate assembly CriGri-PICRH-1.0, whole genome shotgun sequence:
- the Prkar1a gene encoding cAMP-dependent protein kinase type I-alpha regulatory subunit, producing the protein MASGSTTTSEEERSLRECEIYVQKHNIQALLKDSIVQLCTARPERPMAFLREYFERLEKEEAKQIQCLQKSGTRTDSREDEISPPPPNPVVKGRRRRGAISAEVYTEEDAASYVRKVIPKDYKTMAALAKAIEKNVLFSHLDDNERSDIFDAMFPVSFIAGETVIQQGDEGDNFYVIDQGEMDVYVNNEWATSVGEGGSFGELALIYGTPRAATVKAKTNVKLWGIDRDSYRRILMGSTLRKRKMYEEFLSKVSILESLDKWERLTVADALEPVQFEDGQKIVVQGEPGDEFFIILEGTAAVLQRRSENEEFVEVGRLGPSDYFGEIALLMNRPRAATVVARGPLKCVKLDRPRFERVLGPCSDILKRNIQQYNSFVSLSV; encoded by the exons ATGGCGTCTGGCAGTACTACCACCAGTGAGGAGGAGCGGAGTCTCCGGGAATGTGAGATCTATGTCCAGAAGCACAACATCCAGGCCCTGCTGAAGGATTCTATTGTGCAGCTGTGCACTGCTCGACCCGAGAGGCCCATGGCATTCCTTCGGGAATACTTCGAGAGGCTGGAGAAG GAGGAGGCAAAACAGATTCAGTGTCTACAGAAGAGCGGCACTCGTACCGACTCCAGGGAGGACGaaatctctcctcctcctcccaaccCAGTGGTGAAGGGCCGCCGACGCCGTGGTGCTATCAGCGCTGAAGTTTACACGGAGGAAGATGCTGCATCCTATGTTAGAAAG gTCATACCCAAAGATTATAAGACAATGGCTGCTTTAGCCAAAGCCATCGAAAAGAACGTGCTGTTTTCACATCTTGATGATAATGAGAGAAG TGACATTTTTGATGCCATGTTCCCAGTCTCCTTTATTGCTGGAGAGACAGTTATTCAGCAAG GTGATGAAGGGGATAACTTCTACGTGATTGATCAAGGAGAAATGGAT gtttatGTCAATAATGAATGGGCAACCAGTGTTGGGGAAGGAGGGAGCTTTGGAGAACTGGCTTTGATTTATGGAACACCTAGAGCAGCCACTGTTAAAGCGAAGACAAATGTGAAGCTGTGGGGCATCGACCGGGACAGCTACCGAAGAATCCTCATG ggAAGCActctgaggaagaggaagatgtaTGAAGAATTCCTTAGTAAAGTGTCTATTTTAG AGTCTCTGGACAAGTGGGAGCGTCTCACAGTGGCTGAtgcattggagcctgtccagtTTGAGGATGGACAGAAGATCGTGGTGCAAGGAGAACCAGGGGACGAGTTCTTCATTATTTTAGAG GGCACAGCTGCTGTGCTGCAGCGTCGGTCAGAAAACGAAGAGTTTGTTGAAGTGGGACGGCTGGGGCCTTCTGATTATTTCG GTGAAATTGCCCTGCTGATGAATCGTCCTCGGGCCGCCACAGTGGTTGCGCGTGGCCCTTTGAAGTGTGTTAAGCTGGACCGACCCCGGTTTGAACGTGTCCTTGGCCCATGCTCAGATATCCTCAAGCGAAACATCCAGCAGTACAACAGCTTCGTGTCACTGTCCGTCTGA